One genomic window of Malaciobacter molluscorum LMG 25693 includes the following:
- a CDS encoding CTP synthase — translation MTKFIFVTGGVLSSLGKGITSASIATILKQSGLKVSMLKIDPYLNVDPGTMSPLEHGEVFVTADGAETDLDIGHYERFIDATLSAKNNFTTGQVYQTVIKREREGGYLGKTIQVIPHVVDEIKSRILNAGEGYDFLIVELGGTVGDIEGLPFMEAIREIRHELPKTNTMNIHVTLIPYIAAAGELKTKPSQHSVQELRRIGITPHMLVCRTEQPLPKELKRKLAMSCDIDYDGVIECGDAASIYQVPLNFIKEGILNPVSNHFNIKLKPNMDKWSTLVKHIILPQNEVNIAFVGKYLDLKESYKSLTEALTHAGAHLNTKININWCDSERIEDVGAYEVIGNSDAILVAGGFGHRGVLGKLEAIKYARENKITYLGICLGMQLSIVEYCRNVLGLEDANSVEFNPDTENPVIYLIDEFIDQNGEKQLRTHESPMGGTMRLGEYPFTPKAGTNLKKAYGNEEIYFERHRHRYEANPKYKELLENAGMIISGESNGLIEAVEIKDHPWFVGVQFHPEFTSHLETPNPIILKFVEQATKNI, via the coding sequence ATGACAAAATTCATTTTTGTAACGGGTGGGGTTCTAAGTTCTTTAGGAAAAGGAATTACTTCAGCTTCAATTGCAACAATATTAAAACAGTCTGGACTTAAAGTAAGTATGCTTAAAATTGACCCTTACTTAAATGTTGATCCAGGAACAATGAGTCCATTAGAGCATGGTGAAGTTTTTGTAACAGCAGATGGAGCAGAAACAGATCTTGATATTGGACATTATGAAAGATTTATAGACGCGACTTTAAGTGCAAAGAATAACTTTACTACAGGACAAGTTTATCAAACAGTAATAAAAAGAGAAAGAGAAGGTGGTTACTTAGGTAAAACTATTCAAGTAATCCCACATGTGGTAGATGAAATTAAAAGTAGAATTTTAAATGCTGGTGAAGGATATGATTTTCTTATTGTAGAACTAGGTGGAACTGTTGGAGATATTGAAGGGTTACCATTTATGGAAGCAATTAGAGAAATAAGACATGAATTACCAAAAACAAATACAATGAATATTCATGTTACTTTAATTCCATATATTGCTGCTGCTGGTGAATTAAAAACTAAACCATCACAACACTCTGTTCAAGAATTAAGAAGAATTGGTATAACACCACATATGTTAGTATGTAGAACAGAGCAACCTCTACCAAAAGAGTTAAAAAGAAAACTTGCAATGTCATGCGATATTGACTATGATGGAGTAATAGAGTGTGGAGATGCTGCATCAATTTATCAAGTACCATTAAACTTTATCAAAGAGGGTATTTTAAATCCAGTTTCAAACCATTTTAATATTAAATTAAAACCAAATATGGATAAATGGAGTACATTGGTAAAACATATTATCTTACCTCAAAATGAAGTAAATATAGCATTTGTAGGAAAATATCTTGACTTAAAAGAATCATATAAATCTTTAACAGAAGCATTAACTCATGCTGGAGCACATTTAAATACTAAAATCAATATTAACTGGTGTGATAGTGAAAGAATTGAAGATGTTGGAGCATATGAAGTAATTGGAAATTCTGATGCTATACTAGTTGCGGGAGGTTTTGGACACAGGGGTGTTCTTGGTAAACTTGAAGCAATTAAATATGCAAGAGAAAATAAAATTACTTATTTAGGTATTTGTCTTGGAATGCAACTTTCAATTGTTGAATATTGCAGAAATGTATTAGGTTTAGAAGATGCGAACTCAGTAGAATTTAATCCAGATACAGAAAATCCAGTAATTTATCTAATTGATGAGTTTATTGATCAAAATGGAGAAAAACAATTAAGAACTCATGAATCACCAATGGGTGGAACAATGAGACTAGGAGAATATCCATTTACTCCAAAAGCAGGAACAAATCTTAAAAAAGCATATGGAAATGAAGAAATATATTTTGAAAGACATAGACATAGATATGAAGCAAATCCAAAATATAAAGAATTACTAGAAAATGCAGGAATGATTATCTCTGGTGAATCAAATGGATTAATTGAAGCAGTTGAGATAAAAGATCATCCTTGGTTCGTAGGTGTTCAATTCCATCCAGAATTTACTTCTCATTTAGAAACACCAAATCCAATAATTTTAAAATTTGTAGAGCAGGCAACAAAAAATATATAA
- the recJ gene encoding single-stranded-DNA-specific exonuclease RecJ, whose protein sequence is MQKVTKERLFELLLARHKDNPYAKLSNLPNPFLLKDLPKAVKRIKSAILNNEAITIVGDYDVDGVVSTTIMVDFFNKVGYKINHIIPNRFEHGYGLSTKIVDLIDTGLVITVDNGISAVEASKKLKEKNIDLIITDHHTVGKTLPEAFAIINPKQYDCTFPFKEICGAQVAWYLCAGIKKELNLDINMSDFFDLLCVAIVADIMPMTDLNYTLVRHGLKSIKNSNRPAFKKLNEVFAKKFYVSDDIGFMIAPKINSAGRMDDASIALSFLLSKNDIEANESLTLLDELNNYRKSLQEMITKKATNEIIHKHNAIVVWGENWHEGVIGIVASKLSNKYKKPAFVFSINNGVAKGSARANAKINLHTLISKCSSLLIGFGGHKNAAGLSLKQENLKRFQEEINLYLANTSKEDLHIKYECLGELDVSSVDLEFLSIIEKFEPYGLENKKPIFKITNSKVLKIEFIGKDKNHLKILLNNDGFIFEALKFHHNEPINEEFIDLIVTINKNEFRGEVNTQFLIEDILL, encoded by the coding sequence ATGCAAAAAGTTACAAAAGAAAGACTTTTTGAACTTTTATTAGCAAGGCATAAGGATAACCCTTATGCAAAGCTATCAAATCTTCCAAACCCTTTTTTATTAAAAGACTTACCAAAAGCTGTTAAAAGAATCAAAAGTGCTATTTTGAATAATGAAGCAATAACTATTGTGGGAGATTATGATGTAGATGGAGTTGTTTCTACTACAATAATGGTAGATTTTTTTAATAAAGTGGGATATAAAATCAATCACATAATTCCTAATAGATTTGAGCACGGATATGGATTATCCACAAAAATTGTTGATTTAATTGATACAGGATTAGTTATCACTGTTGATAATGGAATCAGTGCAGTTGAAGCTTCAAAAAAATTAAAAGAAAAAAATATTGATTTAATAATTACAGACCATCATACAGTTGGTAAAACTTTACCTGAAGCTTTTGCAATTATAAATCCTAAACAATATGATTGTACTTTCCCTTTCAAAGAGATTTGTGGTGCACAAGTTGCGTGGTACCTATGTGCAGGAATTAAAAAAGAACTAAATCTAGATATTAATATGTCTGATTTTTTTGACTTACTTTGTGTTGCAATAGTTGCAGATATTATGCCTATGACAGATTTAAATTATACTCTTGTAAGACATGGACTAAAAAGTATAAAAAACTCAAATAGACCTGCTTTTAAAAAATTAAATGAAGTTTTTGCAAAAAAATTTTATGTATCTGATGATATTGGTTTTATGATTGCTCCAAAAATCAACAGTGCAGGAAGAATGGATGATGCTTCAATAGCCCTATCCTTTTTATTATCTAAAAATGATATAGAAGCAAATGAGTCTTTAACTTTATTAGATGAATTAAATAATTATAGAAAATCTCTTCAAGAAATGATCACAAAAAAAGCAACAAATGAAATTATACACAAGCATAATGCTATTGTAGTTTGGGGAGAGAATTGGCATGAAGGAGTTATTGGTATAGTTGCTTCTAAATTATCAAATAAATATAAAAAACCTGCTTTTGTATTTTCAATAAACAATGGAGTAGCAAAAGGAAGTGCAAGAGCAAATGCAAAGATTAACTTGCATACATTAATTAGTAAATGTTCATCTTTATTAATAGGATTTGGTGGACATAAAAATGCTGCTGGATTATCTTTAAAACAAGAAAATTTAAAAAGATTCCAAGAAGAGATTAACTTATATTTAGCAAATACTTCAAAAGAAGATTTGCATATAAAATATGAATGTTTAGGTGAACTTGATGTTTCTAGCGTTGATTTAGAATTTTTATCAATTATTGAGAAGTTTGAACCATATGGACTTGAAAATAAAAAACCTATTTTCAAAATTACAAATTCAAAAGTATTAAAAATTGAATTTATTGGAAAAGATAAAAATCATTTAAAAATTTTACTTAATAATGACGGTTTTATATTTGAAGCTTTAAAGTTTCATCATAATGAACCTATCAATGAAGAGTTTATTGATTTAATTGTAACAATCAATAAAAATGAATTTAGAGGCGAAGTTAATACTCAATTTCTAATAGAAGATATACTCTTATAA
- a CDS encoding FlgO family outer membrane protein, whose protein sequence is MNKNFIKIIKQISVLLFLILSLNSCVYMNIDGSTSFNRLVDSMVQKTVQKLNQELYLTDTVLVSDFVNIDKLENRSRLGFLLSATLKDRLLANNITVKEIELRKHFALGENGFNVLSRDTNDINTKIDNARYAFVGTYSITTKTLIVFIKLIDLQTGNIILSSQESTFITDEILDLEKTNRMQQIYTPIVL, encoded by the coding sequence ATGAATAAAAATTTTATAAAAATAATAAAACAAATTTCGGTTTTATTATTTTTAATATTAAGCTTAAACTCTTGTGTTTATATGAATATTGATGGTTCTACTAGTTTTAATAGACTAGTAGACTCAATGGTTCAAAAAACAGTGCAAAAATTAAATCAAGAACTTTATTTAACTGATACAGTATTAGTTTCTGATTTTGTAAATATTGATAAATTAGAAAATAGATCAAGATTAGGTTTTTTATTATCTGCAACTTTAAAAGATAGATTATTAGCAAATAATATTACTGTAAAAGAAATAGAGTTAAGAAAACATTTTGCTTTAGGAGAAAATGGTTTTAATGTATTAAGTAGAGATACTAATGATATTAATACAAAAATTGATAATGCTAGATATGCATTTGTTGGAACTTATTCTATTACTACAAAAACATTGATTGTTTTTATTAAATTGATTGATTTACAAACAGGAAATATTATTCTTTCTTCTCAAGAAAGTACATTTATTACTGATGAGATTTTAGATTTAGAAAAAACAAATAGGATGCAACAAATATATACTCCTATAGTTTTATAA
- a CDS encoding FlgO family outer membrane protein: protein MLKSFIKTCLSVSAIALLVSGCNAISNNNTSRPSLNSNAQFDPSVQEENKKVQVTKEFLKVAQDKQYHVTTQNTLEGTIDSLATQMMRNTKVPSNRPVLFTSFVRLDNLKKTTEFGRVISESLINELSNRGFNVIEFRGQLNVSIDDKGEYFISRDIGKLKDKIPNTYVVVGTYSRQYGKVVLNARVIDNISGRIISSSRAIYQHNKRNDCVIFKDCKPPRTIKIVKETK from the coding sequence ATGCTTAAATCTTTTATTAAGACTTGCTTGAGTGTTTCAGCAATTGCATTACTTGTTTCAGGATGTAATGCAATTAGCAATAACAACACTTCTAGACCTTCACTTAACTCAAATGCACAGTTTGATCCAAGCGTTCAAGAAGAAAATAAAAAAGTTCAAGTAACAAAAGAGTTTTTAAAAGTAGCACAAGATAAACAATATCATGTTACAACTCAAAATACACTTGAAGGAACAATTGATTCTTTAGCAACTCAAATGATGAGAAATACAAAAGTACCTTCGAATAGACCTGTTCTTTTTACTTCATTTGTAAGACTTGATAATCTTAAAAAAACTACTGAGTTTGGTAGAGTAATCAGTGAAAGTTTGATTAATGAATTATCAAATAGAGGATTCAATGTTATTGAATTTAGAGGACAATTAAATGTTTCTATTGACGATAAAGGTGAATATTTTATTTCAAGAGATATTGGAAAATTAAAAGATAAAATCCCAAATACATATGTTGTGGTAGGAACTTATTCTAGACAATATGGTAAAGTGGTTTTAAATGCAAGAGTAATTGATAATATCTCAGGAAGAATTATTTCAAGTTCAAGAGCTATTTATCAACATAATAAGAGAAATGATTGTGTAATTTTTAAAGATTGTAAACCTCCAAGAACAATAAAAATTGTAAAAGAGACAAAGTAA
- a CDS encoding DJ-1 family glyoxalase III produces MSKVIIPISEGFEEIEAISIIDVLRRANIEVTIASLEELQTKGAHNIKIIADKKIEDINADEFDMIVLPGGLPNAFNLAENNKIQNLLKEFKNKNKYIGAICAAPYALHKADVLNNNFTCYPSFEEKIRLEGYHTDNIVVDDKVITSRGPATAMEFALEIVDILEGKNSYEKVTKELLL; encoded by the coding sequence ATGTCTAAAGTAATTATACCAATTTCAGAAGGTTTTGAAGAGATTGAAGCTATATCAATTATTGATGTTTTAAGAAGAGCAAATATTGAAGTAACAATTGCCTCATTAGAAGAACTTCAAACAAAAGGTGCACATAATATAAAAATTATTGCAGATAAAAAAATTGAAGATATAAATGCAGATGAATTTGATATGATTGTATTACCAGGAGGTCTTCCAAATGCTTTTAATTTAGCTGAAAATAATAAAATTCAGAATTTATTAAAAGAGTTCAAAAATAAAAATAAATATATTGGAGCTATTTGTGCTGCACCATATGCATTACATAAAGCAGATGTATTAAATAATAATTTTACTTGCTATCCAAGTTTTGAAGAAAAAATAAGACTAGAAGGCTATCATACCGATAATATAGTAGTAGATGATAAAGTTATTACATCAAGAGGACCAGCAACAGCAATGGAATTTGCACTGGAAATAGTAGATATATTAGAAGGTAAAAATAGTTACGAAAAAGTTACAAAAGAACTGTTATTATAA
- a CDS encoding DASS family sodium-coupled anion symporter: MNKQIKVMPLIGIFIVGAIAWFIRPESIDANSWHTLIIFLATIIGIVLNVMPIGAVGLLGITVFAITKAAGATSSKQAIMDALSGLDSYLIWLIVVAFFIAKGFIKTGFGKRIALIMIKFLGKRTLGLVYGLSIADLILAPATPSNTARCGGVIYPIANSLSQSFNSLPNDSSRKKMGTFLIACIGNVNDITATMFITAYAANPLIVKLAEGFGVQLSWIGWFLAAVGPALVSLIIVPIALYFIMKPEIKHTPEAKEFAETELEKMGPISKDEIIMCFTFLGILILWIFGKQFGLHSTTTALIGLSTLIITGVLTWDDIKSEKAAWDTLIWFSALLMMATFLNKLGFTQWFGNEIGAQLQFMTSIHWIAILFVLNAIYTYTHYFFASGTAQVAALYSVFLGVGIKLGIPAYPLALMLGFSSSLYCSLTQYSHARGPILFGSGYITTKEWWSVGFKINFLNQILFLIVGLLWWKMIGLY, translated from the coding sequence ATGAATAAGCAAATAAAGGTCATGCCTTTAATTGGGATATTTATTGTAGGTGCTATTGCCTGGTTTATCAGGCCAGAAAGTATTGATGCTAATTCGTGGCATACATTAATAATATTTTTAGCAACAATTATTGGTATTGTTTTAAATGTAATGCCTATTGGGGCAGTAGGTCTTTTAGGTATTACAGTTTTCGCAATTACAAAAGCAGCAGGGGCAACATCATCAAAACAAGCTATTATGGATGCATTAAGTGGTCTTGATAGTTATCTAATTTGGTTAATTGTTGTTGCATTTTTTATTGCAAAAGGTTTTATTAAAACAGGTTTTGGAAAAAGAATTGCTTTAATTATGATAAAGTTTTTGGGGAAAAGAACTTTAGGTTTAGTTTATGGATTATCAATTGCTGATTTAATTTTAGCACCTGCTACACCAAGTAATACTGCGAGATGTGGAGGAGTTATCTATCCAATTGCTAACTCTTTGTCACAAAGTTTTAACTCACTTCCAAATGATTCAAGTAGAAAAAAGATGGGGACATTTTTAATTGCTTGTATTGGAAATGTAAATGACATAACTGCAACAATGTTTATTACTGCATATGCTGCAAATCCATTAATTGTAAAACTTGCAGAAGGTTTTGGAGTACAATTATCATGGATTGGTTGGTTTTTGGCAGCAGTTGGACCAGCATTAGTATCTTTAATTATTGTTCCTATTGCTCTTTATTTCATAATGAAACCTGAAATAAAACATACACCAGAAGCTAAAGAGTTTGCAGAAACAGAACTTGAAAAAATGGGGCCAATTTCAAAAGATGAAATTATAATGTGTTTTACTTTCTTAGGTATATTAATTCTTTGGATTTTTGGAAAACAATTTGGTTTACACTCTACAACAACAGCATTAATAGGGCTTTCTACATTAATAATAACTGGTGTTTTAACTTGGGATGATATTAAAAGTGAAAAAGCTGCATGGGATACTCTTATTTGGTTCTCTGCGCTATTAATGATGGCAACATTTTTAAATAAATTAGGATTTACTCAATGGTTTGGAAATGAAATAGGTGCACAACTACAATTTATGACATCAATTCATTGGATAGCAATTTTATTTGTATTAAATGCAATTTATACATATACACACTATTTCTTTGCAAGTGGAACTGCACAAGTTGCAGCACTTTATTCAGTATTTTTAGGTGTAGGTATAAAATTAGGAATACCTGCTTATCCATTAGCTTTAATGTTAGGTTTTTCTAGTAGTTTATATTGTTCTTTAACACAATATAGCCATGCAAGAGGACCAATTTTATTCGGTTCAGGATATATAACTACTAAAGAGTGGTGGAGTGTAGGATTTAAAATAAACTTTTTAAACCAAATACTATTTTTAATAGTTGGTTTATTATGGTGGAAAATGATAGGTCTATATTAA
- a CDS encoding UDP-2,3-diacylglucosamine diphosphatase, protein MKYKSIFISDIHLGTRFSKAKNLLDFLKNNQSENLILVGDIIDGWAIKRKFIWPQTHSDVIQKILKKARKGCNVTFITGNHDEFLRPFIPLVLGDSLVIANEIEYKALNGKTYYVTHGDFFDSITMTKKWLAVLGDYGYDILLYINSFLNLIRKKLGIKKYWSLSKYVKDSVKSSVSFINDYEKVLSTHAKNKGYNGIICGHIHKAEIRKIDKIEYLNCGDWVENCTAIAETYDGEFIIIDWLEKE, encoded by the coding sequence ATGAAATACAAAAGTATATTTATCTCTGATATTCACTTAGGTACACGCTTTTCAAAAGCAAAAAACCTACTAGATTTTTTAAAAAATAACCAAAGTGAAAACCTTATTTTAGTAGGTGACATAATTGATGGTTGGGCAATAAAAAGAAAATTTATATGGCCTCAAACACACTCAGATGTAATTCAAAAGATTCTAAAAAAAGCAAGAAAAGGATGTAATGTAACATTTATAACAGGGAATCATGATGAATTTTTAAGACCTTTTATTCCTCTTGTATTGGGTGATTCACTAGTCATTGCAAATGAAATTGAATATAAAGCATTAAATGGTAAGACTTATTATGTAACACATGGAGATTTTTTTGATTCAATTACAATGACAAAAAAATGGTTAGCAGTTTTAGGTGATTATGGATATGACATACTTCTTTATATAAACTCATTTTTAAATTTAATTAGAAAAAAACTTGGGATAAAAAAATATTGGTCTTTATCAAAATATGTAAAAGATAGTGTTAAATCATCAGTTTCTTTTATAAATGATTATGAAAAAGTATTATCAACTCATGCAAAAAATAAAGGATATAATGGTATTATTTGTGGACATATACATAAAGCAGAAATCAGAAAAATTGATAAAATTGAGTATTTAAATTGTGGAGATTGGGTAGAAAATTGTACTGCAATTGCAGAAACATATGATGGGGAATTTATAATAATTGATTGGTTAGAAAAAGAATGA
- a CDS encoding patatin-like phospholipase family protein, whose product MNKTSNNNLALALGGGAARGAFHLGFLHFCEKHNIQIEAYSGSSIGSIISASHASGVCAKEQLRIFASKDLKKIFKFNFFRNGLFRIEQTSKIIEELLPVKNLEELQKPVYICSYDLREKKLHYFNKGEILSLCLASSALIPLFKPVKHENMYLIDGGFFDNIPIKPLENKGYDILTIDLFPKREYSVSKKINPLRILKRNLLKSLYENHAYSKEFSTHYLTSAHIRNFSLFTFKQLEDCFNLGFKEAQNHFLDII is encoded by the coding sequence ATGAATAAAACTTCAAATAATAATCTTGCCTTAGCATTAGGTGGTGGTGCAGCAAGGGGTGCTTTTCATTTAGGATTTTTACACTTTTGTGAAAAACACAATATACAAATAGAAGCATATAGTGGCTCTTCAATTGGAAGTATTATAAGTGCATCCCACGCAAGTGGTGTTTGTGCAAAAGAACAATTAAGAATTTTTGCTTCTAAGGACTTAAAAAAAATATTCAAATTTAATTTTTTTAGAAATGGACTATTTAGAATTGAACAAACAAGTAAAATAATAGAAGAGTTACTTCCAGTTAAAAACTTAGAAGAATTACAAAAACCAGTATATATATGCTCTTATGATTTAAGAGAAAAAAAACTACACTATTTTAATAAAGGAGAAATACTATCTTTATGTCTAGCTTCAAGTGCATTAATTCCTTTATTTAAACCAGTAAAACATGAAAATATGTATTTAATTGATGGTGGTTTTTTTGATAATATTCCTATTAAACCTTTAGAAAATAAAGGTTATGATATTTTGACAATAGATCTATTTCCTAAAAGAGAATACTCTGTATCAAAAAAAATTAATCCTTTAAGAATTTTAAAAAGAAATCTTCTAAAATCTTTATACGAAAATCATGCATACTCTAAAGAGTTTTCAACTCATTATCTTACAAGTGCGCATATAAGGAACTTTTCTCTATTTACTTTTAAACAGCTTGAAGATTGTTTTAATCTTGGTTTTAAAGAGGCTCAAAATCATTTTTTAGATATAATATAA